A genome region from Geminicoccus roseus DSM 18922 includes the following:
- the flgE gene encoding flagellar hook protein FlgE — MSLFGSLFTGVSGMAAQSRSMAVISDNVANVSTVGYKGGVSNFASLVVSPSQQRAFSPGGVQQSTQFAITRQGQTQATGSATDAAIVGNGFFVVAENAGDTQRPLYTRAGSFDPDVDGYLRNANGFYLLGWQLDTDGQPIDVNTTQPVNVRNLNAVTVATSRLKLGANLDSGQAEHVGAYAAGDMATYHTTDGAGGVAPDFQRQIQIYDSLGNPRTVIAAFLRTPGAASWSVELYADPANLEAASHPGGLLASGTVSFNGNGGLASAAITPAFPAGAAAGDPVGIDWIDSSGATDSSLVLDLGAIGGTDGLTQFAGESAVSFVTKDGAGYGELNGVRIDAEGFVEASFSNGEVRRIYQIPIATFGNPNALDPRSGNVFSTTWASGSANLQAAGVGGAGQLSPAALESANVELADEFTKMIVTQRAYSANARVVTTTDDMLDELMRVKR, encoded by the coding sequence ATGAGCCTGTTCGGATCCTTGTTCACCGGGGTGTCGGGAATGGCGGCGCAGAGCCGCTCCATGGCGGTGATCTCCGACAATGTCGCGAATGTCAGCACCGTCGGCTACAAGGGCGGCGTGTCCAACTTCGCCTCGCTGGTGGTGTCGCCGAGCCAGCAGCGCGCGTTCAGCCCGGGCGGCGTGCAGCAGTCGACCCAGTTCGCCATCACCCGCCAGGGGCAGACCCAGGCGACCGGATCGGCGACCGACGCGGCGATCGTGGGCAACGGCTTCTTCGTGGTGGCGGAGAACGCCGGCGACACCCAGAGACCGCTCTACACCCGGGCCGGCTCCTTCGATCCGGATGTGGACGGCTATCTGCGCAACGCCAACGGGTTCTACCTGCTGGGCTGGCAGCTCGACACCGACGGGCAGCCGATCGACGTCAACACCACCCAGCCGGTGAACGTGCGCAACCTGAACGCGGTGACGGTCGCGACCTCTCGCCTGAAGCTGGGTGCCAATCTCGATTCCGGCCAGGCCGAGCATGTCGGCGCCTATGCGGCCGGCGACATGGCGACCTACCATACCACCGACGGCGCCGGCGGCGTCGCCCCGGATTTCCAGCGCCAGATCCAGATCTACGACAGCCTGGGCAATCCGCGCACGGTGATCGCCGCCTTTCTGCGCACGCCCGGCGCCGCCAGCTGGAGCGTCGAGCTCTACGCCGATCCGGCCAACCTGGAAGCGGCGTCCCACCCCGGCGGTCTGCTGGCCTCCGGCACGGTGAGCTTCAACGGCAATGGCGGTCTGGCGAGTGCTGCGATCACCCCGGCCTTCCCGGCCGGGGCGGCCGCCGGCGACCCGGTCGGGATCGACTGGATCGATTCTTCCGGTGCCACTGATTCCTCGCTCGTGCTGGACCTGGGCGCCATCGGCGGCACCGACGGCCTGACCCAGTTCGCCGGGGAGAGCGCGGTGTCGTTCGTGACCAAGGACGGCGCCGGCTATGGCGAGCTCAACGGCGTCCGGATCGACGCGGAAGGCTTCGTCGAGGCGTCCTTCTCCAACGGCGAGGTGCGGCGGATCTACCAGATCCCGATCGCGACCTTCGGCAACCCCAACGCGCTGGATCCCCGGTCGGGCAACGTGTTCTCGACTACCTGGGCGTCCGGTAGCGCCAATCTGCAGGCAGCCGGGGTCGGTGGTGCCGGGCAGCTTTCTCCCGCCGCCCTGGAATCCGCCAATGTCGAGCTCGCCGACGAGTTCACCAAGATGATCGTCACCCAGCGAGCCTATTCCGCCAATGCCCGGGTGGTCACCACGACCGACGACATGCTGGACGAGCTGATGCGCGTCAAACGCTGA
- a CDS encoding flagellar hook assembly protein FlgD, with amino-acid sequence MSAVETTPATIQAGTGGAAKAAASKLTDHFDSFLSLLTTQLQNQDPLSPMDTETFTQQLVQFTSVEQSIKANSNLEQLIGLVRGTSRTSALGYLGTTVQAVSDQVALGKDGPAAIGYELPAEAASLSVKIYDQAGKLVAETRGPTAAGAHWIAWDGSAADGGRLPAGTYRVAVAAVSASGGSLDVTQTVRGTVDAIDPSSDPPVLSVGGIDVALPAVTAIARPH; translated from the coding sequence ATGTCCGCTGTCGAGACCACGCCCGCCACGATCCAGGCCGGCACGGGCGGCGCCGCCAAGGCGGCCGCCTCCAAGCTGACTGACCATTTCGACAGCTTCCTGTCGCTGCTGACCACCCAGCTGCAGAACCAGGACCCGCTGTCGCCCATGGACACGGAGACCTTCACCCAGCAGCTCGTCCAGTTCACCTCGGTTGAGCAGTCGATCAAGGCCAACAGCAATCTCGAGCAGCTGATCGGCTTGGTGCGCGGCACCAGCCGGACCAGCGCCCTGGGCTATCTCGGCACCACCGTCCAGGCGGTGAGCGACCAGGTCGCGCTCGGCAAGGACGGACCGGCGGCGATCGGCTACGAGTTGCCGGCCGAGGCCGCCAGCCTGTCGGTGAAGATCTACGACCAGGCCGGGAAGCTTGTCGCCGAGACCCGGGGCCCGACCGCCGCCGGCGCGCACTGGATCGCCTGGGACGGGTCCGCGGCCGATGGCGGGCGGCTACCGGCCGGGACCTACCGGGTCGCCGTCGCCGCCGTCTCGGCCTCGGGCGGCAGCCTGGACGTCACCCAGACGGTCCGCGGCACGGTGGACGCCATCGATCCCTCGTCGGACCCGCCGGTCCTCTCGGTCGGCGGCATCGACGTCGCCCTGCCCGCGGTCACCGCGATCGCCCGGCCGCACTGA
- a CDS encoding flagellar hook-length control protein FliK, with the protein MSILPASPIAPAVPASPLSGSSLPDGTGEDRAFATLVRAKEQESAGADSEAEAAPPAPDATAGDGDVASVLAIPLLLQPAAEQVPGVAPAGASGAPPAAGAGLPPSAAPLAPMPAPAEPAASPAAEAPGAGPAPPLASNNPSGAALAPIPKASFPAGQPVSVDAPPPAARSLAGQPAPLPGPAEASPAPTDGNPLTPAQPGGEEGPPVRTAASAPPGPGALAGQNQSAAPAAEAVSGPTASDPFDPAHLRGAESYSRQMPRAAMVEQIAPRVVQAVSAGRQVVSVQLHPLELGSVEIRIEVDPDRQVRAVVLVRQPETLELLQRHAPGIERALTGSGLTLGSDGLTFDLGERRDGPGHGGGEQRRPQPGWSQGDPPADAAAVRPARPAARTGLLDLVL; encoded by the coding sequence ATGTCCATCCTGCCTGCTTCCCCGATCGCCCCGGCTGTGCCGGCATCCCCGCTCTCCGGGTCATCCCTGCCGGACGGCACCGGCGAGGACCGCGCGTTCGCGACGCTGGTCCGCGCCAAGGAACAGGAAAGCGCCGGAGCCGACAGCGAGGCGGAAGCCGCCCCGCCGGCGCCGGATGCCACGGCCGGCGACGGCGACGTGGCCTCGGTTCTGGCCATCCCCCTCCTCCTGCAGCCGGCTGCAGAGCAAGTCCCGGGCGTCGCCCCGGCAGGGGCCAGCGGCGCACCGCCCGCCGCAGGTGCCGGGCTTCCGCCGAGCGCTGCGCCCCTTGCCCCGATGCCCGCGCCGGCCGAGCCGGCGGCGTCTCCCGCAGCCGAGGCGCCGGGCGCCGGGCCTGCGCCTCCCCTGGCCTCCAACAATCCATCAGGCGCCGCGCTGGCGCCGATCCCGAAGGCCAGCTTTCCCGCAGGCCAGCCCGTATCGGTTGATGCCCCGCCGCCGGCCGCGCGCTCCTTGGCGGGCCAGCCAGCCCCGCTGCCCGGTCCAGCCGAGGCGTCGCCCGCCCCGACCGACGGCAACCCGCTCACGCCCGCCCAGCCGGGTGGAGAGGAGGGGCCGCCTGTCCGCACCGCGGCATCGGCTCCCCCGGGCCCCGGCGCCCTGGCGGGGCAGAACCAGTCGGCCGCGCCCGCGGCGGAAGCGGTTTCTGGCCCGACCGCGTCCGATCCCTTCGATCCCGCCCATCTGCGCGGCGCCGAGTCCTACAGTCGGCAGATGCCGCGCGCGGCGATGGTGGAGCAGATCGCCCCGCGCGTCGTCCAGGCGGTGTCCGCCGGCCGGCAGGTCGTGTCGGTGCAGCTCCATCCGCTGGAGCTGGGCTCGGTGGAGATCCGCATCGAGGTCGATCCCGACCGCCAGGTCCGCGCCGTGGTTCTTGTCCGGCAGCCGGAGACGCTGGAACTGCTCCAGCGCCATGCTCCCGGGATCGAGCGGGCGCTCACCGGCAGCGGCCTGACCCTTGGCTCGGACGGCCTCACCTTCGATCTGGGCGAGCGCCGCGACGGGCCCGGCCATGGCGGCGGGGAACAGCGCCGCCCGCAGCCTGGCTGGTCCCAGGGCGATCCGCCGGCCGACGCCGCGGCGGTCAGGCCCGCCCGGCCGGCGGCGCGAACCGGCCTGCTCGACCTCGTCCTCTGA
- the dksA gene encoding RNA polymerase-binding protein DksA, with protein MNNTGAIADDLIEIDDDYRPSDDEPYMNPKQEAYFRRKLEHWRDEILRGSDQTLKQLKEQDTRLPDATDWASAEIQRSFELRTRDRERKLLSKIDAALRRIDEGSYGYCEETQEPIGIRRLEARPIATLAIEAQERHERRERTYREE; from the coding sequence ATGAACAACACTGGCGCGATCGCAGACGACTTGATCGAGATCGACGACGATTATCGTCCGTCTGACGACGAACCCTACATGAATCCCAAGCAGGAAGCCTATTTTCGCAGAAAGCTGGAACACTGGCGGGACGAGATCCTGCGCGGTTCGGACCAGACCCTGAAGCAGTTGAAGGAACAGGATACCCGTCTGCCCGACGCCACCGACTGGGCGAGCGCCGAGATCCAGCGCTCCTTCGAGCTGCGCACGCGCGATCGCGAGCGCAAGCTGCTCAGCAAGATCGACGCGGCCCTGCGCCGGATCGACGAGGGCTCCTACGGCTACTGCGAGGAAACCCAGGAACCGATCGGCATCCGGCGCCTGGAAGCGCGGCCGATCGCGACCCTGGCGATCGAGGCGCAGGAACGCCACGAGCGCCGCGAGCGGACCTACCGGGAGGAATAG
- a CDS encoding HesA/MoeB/ThiF family protein: MRDWTEDELARFSRQIVLREIGGSGQDRLLSARVALVGVGGIGAPAAMFLAAAGIGTLRLIDHDRVELSNLHRQVLFGQDDVGRGKVEAAIDALQAASPGLRVEPFPHRVDAGNVGEALAGVDMVLDGTDQFETRVLVADECARAGIPLVSASVQGFDGQFIALRPYLGSPHPSYRCIYPDDPQPGSLPSCTLSGVLGPVAATMAGLAATEIVKLLLELEDPAIPAPLTCYDGLAGMLHRIEIPRSAAAEANTGTVSGTPAYASS, encoded by the coding sequence TTGCGGGACTGGACCGAGGATGAGCTGGCGCGGTTCTCGCGGCAGATCGTGCTGCGCGAGATCGGCGGGAGCGGGCAGGACCGCCTGCTGTCCGCCAGGGTGGCGCTGGTCGGAGTCGGCGGCATCGGCGCGCCTGCCGCCATGTTCCTGGCGGCGGCCGGCATCGGGACGCTCCGGCTGATCGACCATGACCGCGTCGAGCTGTCGAACCTGCATCGCCAGGTGCTGTTCGGCCAGGACGATGTCGGGCGCGGCAAGGTGGAGGCGGCGATCGATGCCCTGCAGGCGGCCTCGCCCGGGCTGCGGGTCGAGCCGTTCCCGCACCGGGTCGATGCCGGCAATGTCGGGGAGGCGCTGGCCGGCGTGGACATGGTGCTGGACGGGACCGACCAGTTCGAGACCCGGGTCCTGGTGGCCGACGAGTGCGCCCGGGCCGGAATCCCGCTGGTGTCGGCGTCGGTCCAGGGCTTCGATGGCCAGTTCATCGCGCTCCGGCCCTATCTGGGGTCGCCGCACCCGAGCTATCGCTGCATCTATCCGGACGATCCGCAGCCCGGCTCCCTGCCCAGCTGCACGCTGTCCGGGGTGCTGGGGCCGGTCGCGGCCACCATGGCCGGCCTTGCCGCCACCGAGATCGTCAAGCTCCTCCTGGAACTGGAGGATCCCGCGATCCCGGCCCCCCTCACCTGCTACGATGGACTGGCGGGAATGCTGCACCGGATCGAAATCCCGCGCAGCGCCGCTGCCGAGGCCAACACTGGCACGGTTTCCGGCACACCCGCATACGCTTCGTCGTAA
- a CDS encoding flagellar biosynthetic protein FliO: MIEAGLEPGRILLAILAVAVLLGLVPLVVRRFRPRAVLGPQAPLEVVAQRALDLRHRVLVIRYRGRDHLLVLGGTLPVVLDGGDPASALAPGPDRRTRDELLPRQGQLP, from the coding sequence ATGATCGAGGCCGGGCTGGAGCCAGGACGGATCCTGCTGGCGATCCTGGCCGTGGCGGTCCTGCTGGGTCTGGTGCCCCTGGTGGTGCGCCGTTTCCGGCCCCGGGCCGTGCTGGGCCCGCAGGCGCCGCTGGAGGTGGTGGCGCAACGCGCGCTCGACCTGCGCCACCGCGTGCTGGTGATCCGCTATCGTGGCCGCGACCATCTGCTGGTGCTGGGCGGCACGCTGCCGGTCGTCCTGGACGGCGGCGACCCGGCCAGTGCCCTGGCGCCGGGGCCCGACCGCAGAACCAGGGACGAACTGCTCCCCAGGCAAGGACAGCTCCCATGA
- the fliP gene encoding flagellar type III secretion system pore protein FliP (The bacterial flagellar biogenesis protein FliP forms a type III secretion system (T3SS)-type pore required for flagellar assembly.) yields MTLLVLAVAGMLALPQPVQAEGGISLDLGGGSYTSQLVQIVALVTVLSLAPGILVMVTSFTRIVIVLSFLRSALGLQQTPPNPVLIGLALFLTAFVMGPTLQRAYEAGIAPYMAEQMDEATAFERASGPVREFMLAHTRAKDLDLFLDLAGLQPEAAMDTPLRTLVPAFMISELRRAFEIGFLIFIPFLVIDLLIASILMSMGMMMLPPVMISLPIKLIFFVLVDGWYLVAGSLVQSFQP; encoded by the coding sequence ATGACGCTGCTCGTCCTGGCGGTGGCCGGGATGCTGGCGCTTCCCCAGCCGGTCCAGGCCGAGGGCGGCATCTCCCTCGACCTTGGCGGTGGCTCCTACACCAGCCAGCTCGTCCAGATCGTGGCGCTGGTGACGGTGCTCAGCCTGGCGCCGGGCATCCTGGTGATGGTGACGTCGTTCACCCGGATCGTGATCGTGCTCTCGTTCCTGCGCAGCGCCTTGGGCCTGCAGCAGACGCCGCCGAACCCGGTCCTGATCGGCCTGGCCCTGTTCCTGACCGCGTTCGTGATGGGCCCGACCCTGCAGCGCGCCTACGAGGCGGGGATCGCGCCCTACATGGCCGAGCAGATGGACGAGGCGACCGCGTTCGAGCGGGCCAGCGGCCCGGTGCGCGAGTTCATGCTGGCCCATACCCGCGCCAAGGACCTCGACCTGTTCCTGGACCTGGCCGGGCTGCAGCCGGAAGCCGCCATGGACACGCCGCTGCGCACCCTGGTGCCTGCCTTCATGATCAGCGAGCTGCGGCGGGCGTTCGAGATCGGGTTCCTGATCTTCATCCCGTTCCTGGTGATCGACCTGCTGATCGCGTCGATCCTGATGTCGATGGGCATGATGATGCTGCCCCCGGTGATGATCTCCTTGCCGATCAAGCTGATCTTCTTCGTGCTGGTCGATGGCTGGTACCTGGTCGCCGGCAGCCTGGTGCAGAGCTTCCAGCCATGA
- a CDS encoding DUF423 domain-containing protein, protein MRRSQKPPRPARPSGPGTTGRAGPLLQAGAAIGAALAVMIGAMGAHAFRDAGDLRGAGLMETAGQYLMWHALAVLALRRQHDGLHRPLLLLLAASVLFSGTLVLLALGGPGWLGAITPVGGTGLIVGWILVAWVLLARPKTG, encoded by the coding sequence ATGCGCAGGTCCCAGAAGCCCCCTCGCCCGGCCAGGCCGTCCGGCCCCGGCACGACCGGCCGGGCCGGGCCGCTCCTGCAGGCGGGCGCCGCGATCGGCGCCGCCCTCGCCGTGATGATCGGGGCCATGGGCGCCCATGCGTTCCGCGACGCCGGCGACCTGCGCGGCGCCGGCCTGATGGAGACCGCCGGCCAGTACCTGATGTGGCACGCTCTGGCGGTCCTGGCGCTGCGGCGGCAGCATGACGGCCTGCACCGGCCGCTGCTCCTGCTGCTCGCCGCCAGCGTCCTGTTCTCCGGCACCCTGGTGCTGCTGGCGTTGGGCGGGCCGGGCTGGCTTGGCGCTATCACGCCCGTGGGCGGCACCGGCCTGATCGTCGGCTGGATCCTGGTCGCCTGGGTCCTGCTGGCCCGGCCGAAGACCGGCTGA
- a CDS encoding SPFH domain-containing protein translates to MSLWERLTGEFVDVVEWKDDSSDTLVWRFERWQDAIKQGAKLTVREGQVAVFVSEGQIADVFPPGLYQLETRNLPVLTTIRHWDHAFNSPFKAEIYFVSTRRFTDLKWGTKNPIMLRDPEFGPVRLRAFGTYTIKVADAPLFLREVVGTDGHFTTDEISNQLRNLIVAKMSEALATSGVPVLDLAANYRKLSTFVTERAAPMVREAYGIDLLQLLVENVSLPPAVEQALDRRTSMGVIGDLDRYTRFQAAEALGQSGGDGAVGAGIGLGAGMAMAQQVASAFGSAGGPGQGARNVDAGDAGAGAAPGPAGTPPPLPAALRYHVAMDGTAQGPFDLDGLHGLAGDGRLTRASMVWKSGMADWGRAGDQPDLAPLFADRPPPLPGH, encoded by the coding sequence ATGTCGCTCTGGGAACGGCTCACCGGCGAGTTCGTCGATGTCGTCGAGTGGAAGGACGACAGCTCCGACACCCTGGTCTGGCGGTTCGAGCGCTGGCAGGACGCGATCAAGCAGGGTGCCAAGCTGACGGTGCGCGAGGGCCAGGTGGCGGTGTTCGTCAGCGAGGGCCAGATCGCCGACGTGTTCCCGCCCGGCCTCTACCAGCTGGAAACCCGCAACCTGCCGGTGCTGACCACGATCCGGCACTGGGACCATGCCTTCAACTCGCCGTTCAAGGCCGAAATCTACTTCGTCTCGACCCGCCGGTTCACCGACCTGAAATGGGGCACCAAGAACCCGATCATGCTGCGGGACCCGGAGTTCGGCCCGGTGCGGCTGCGCGCGTTCGGCACCTACACGATCAAGGTCGCCGATGCGCCCTTGTTCCTGCGCGAGGTGGTCGGCACCGACGGCCACTTCACCACCGACGAGATCAGCAACCAGCTGCGCAACCTGATCGTCGCCAAGATGAGCGAGGCGCTGGCGACCAGTGGCGTGCCGGTCCTGGACCTGGCCGCCAACTACCGCAAGCTTAGCACCTTCGTCACCGAACGGGCGGCGCCGATGGTGCGCGAGGCCTACGGCATCGACCTCCTCCAACTCCTGGTGGAGAACGTCTCGCTGCCTCCCGCGGTCGAGCAGGCCCTCGACCGGCGCACCTCCATGGGCGTGATTGGCGATCTTGACCGCTATACCCGCTTCCAGGCTGCCGAGGCGCTTGGCCAAAGCGGCGGCGACGGGGCGGTGGGCGCCGGGATCGGCCTTGGCGCCGGCATGGCCATGGCCCAGCAGGTGGCCTCCGCCTTCGGCTCGGCCGGCGGACCCGGCCAGGGCGCCAGAAACGTGGACGCCGGGGACGCAGGCGCCGGGGCGGCCCCGGGCCCAGCCGGGACGCCCCCGCCCTTGCCCGCGGCGCTGCGCTACCATGTGGCGATGGACGGAACGGCCCAGGGCCCGTTCGATCTGGACGGGCTGCACGGCCTGGCGGGGGACGGACGGCTGACCCGGGCCAGCATGGTCTGGAAATCGGGCATGGCCGACTGGGGCAGGGCCGGGGACCAGCCGGACCTGGCGCCACTGTTCGCCGACCGGCCGCCGCCGCTGCCCGGCCACTGA
- a CDS encoding toxic anion resistance protein, producing the protein MNEQTRTSSPSLQPWNQPAAPTPAREAQPVDAKPQPLEAVPQPIGAAPPPVRQTASTSAGLTATSAEIAQSSELAPEQLAEVEQLLAEIDLGDSNSVVLFGARAQGELTNISEQMLEGVRNKDAGPAGDALSRMLLTLKGFDTGDLKEGRKPSWLSRLFGATEPIHKFVQKYQEVRGQIETIGDSLNKHKNTLMIDVEKLDRLYEATLSYFHQLALYIAAGEEMLRKLDHEQIPALARAAEETGEVLTAQRLRDLRAARDDLERRVHDLKLTRQVTMQALPSIRLVQENDKGLINKITSTLANTIPLWKTQLAQAITIYRSSEAAKTLKEATDLTNQLLEANAKNLKDANAMVREQIERGVFDISVVERANRALIDTIQDSLRIADEGKVKRADAEKRLVTCETELKQVLRAASAARGAPAPGRPGGRV; encoded by the coding sequence ATGAACGAGCAGACCAGGACCTCCTCGCCTTCGCTGCAGCCCTGGAACCAGCCGGCCGCGCCAACGCCCGCCCGCGAGGCGCAGCCGGTCGACGCAAAGCCGCAGCCGCTCGAGGCGGTGCCGCAGCCGATCGGGGCGGCGCCGCCGCCGGTCCGGCAGACGGCCAGCACATCGGCCGGCCTGACCGCCACCAGCGCCGAGATCGCCCAGTCCTCGGAACTGGCGCCGGAGCAACTGGCTGAGGTCGAGCAGCTTCTGGCCGAGATCGACCTGGGCGACAGCAACTCGGTGGTGCTGTTCGGCGCGCGGGCCCAGGGCGAACTCACCAACATCAGCGAGCAGATGCTGGAAGGGGTGCGCAACAAGGATGCCGGCCCGGCCGGCGACGCCCTGTCGCGCATGCTGCTGACTTTGAAGGGCTTTGACACCGGCGACCTGAAGGAAGGCAGGAAGCCGTCCTGGCTCAGCCGGCTGTTCGGCGCCACCGAGCCGATCCACAAATTCGTGCAGAAGTACCAGGAGGTCCGCGGCCAGATCGAGACGATCGGCGACAGCCTGAACAAGCACAAGAACACGTTGATGATCGACGTGGAGAAGCTGGACCGGCTCTACGAGGCGACCCTCTCCTATTTCCACCAGCTGGCGCTCTACATCGCCGCCGGCGAGGAGATGCTGCGCAAGCTCGACCACGAGCAGATCCCGGCCCTGGCCAGGGCCGCGGAGGAGACCGGCGAGGTGCTGACCGCCCAGCGCCTGCGCGACCTGCGCGCCGCCCGGGACGATCTGGAGCGGCGCGTCCACGACCTGAAGCTCACCCGGCAGGTCACCATGCAGGCCCTGCCCTCGATCCGCCTGGTGCAGGAGAACGACAAGGGGCTGATCAACAAGATCACCAGCACGCTGGCCAACACCATCCCGCTCTGGAAGACCCAGCTCGCCCAGGCGATCACGATCTACCGCTCCAGCGAGGCGGCCAAGACCCTCAAGGAGGCGACCGACCTGACCAACCAGCTCCTGGAGGCGAACGCCAAGAACCTGAAGGACGCCAACGCGATGGTGCGCGAGCAGATCGAGCGGGGCGTGTTCGACATCTCGGTGGTGGAGCGGGCCAACCGGGCGCTGATCGACACGATCCAGGACAGCCTGCGCATCGCCGACGAGGGCAAGGTCAAGCGGGCCGACGCCGAGAAGCGCCTGGTCACCTGCGAGACCGAGCTGAAGCAGGTGCTGCGTGCGGCCTCGGCGGCGCGCGGCGCCCCGGCGCCGGGGCGGCCCGGCGGCAGGGTCTGA
- a CDS encoding 5-bromo-4-chloroindolyl phosphate hydrolysis family protein: MHSDRTAGTRPDQAILGGRPPPQRWVPEMRSRLEGRFEGLILNLFALVPILAAFIALGRGRTEAVLLDVVAAALVIGASASIRAGRRAERAFRARSVARAPGLPRKAIGAACLGAAAFLLAFAGAGHSFMSGLAFGIGATVGGLLMYGLDPRGEKRAADHTGIDTDMFRTALDAAAARIAELDQIRRRIASRALAQRLGLVVGRAQGLVETIERQPDTFNRARKMLNLYLDETLTIARKFAGSGLDGGADPAIERKFTEALDAMETVMAEQQQKLLAADALDLDVQLEVLTRRLKSEGLH, translated from the coding sequence ATGCATTCTGACCGTACGGCCGGGACTCGTCCGGACCAGGCGATCCTGGGCGGGCGGCCGCCGCCGCAGCGCTGGGTGCCGGAGATGCGCTCGCGCCTGGAGGGGCGGTTCGAGGGCCTGATCCTCAACCTGTTCGCGCTGGTGCCGATCCTCGCTGCCTTCATCGCCCTTGGGCGCGGCCGCACCGAGGCGGTCCTGCTGGACGTGGTCGCCGCCGCCCTGGTGATCGGCGCCTCCGCCTCGATCCGAGCCGGCCGGCGCGCCGAGCGGGCGTTCCGCGCGCGCAGCGTCGCCCGGGCGCCCGGCCTGCCGCGTAAGGCGATCGGGGCAGCCTGCCTGGGTGCCGCCGCCTTCCTGCTGGCCTTCGCCGGGGCCGGCCACAGCTTCATGTCGGGCCTGGCGTTCGGCATCGGCGCCACGGTCGGCGGCCTGCTCATGTACGGGCTGGATCCGCGCGGCGAGAAGCGGGCGGCCGACCATACCGGCATCGACACCGACATGTTCCGCACCGCGCTCGACGCCGCGGCGGCGCGGATCGCCGAACTGGACCAGATCCGGCGGCGGATCGCCTCGCGGGCGCTGGCCCAGCGCCTGGGCCTGGTGGTCGGCCGCGCGCAGGGACTGGTCGAGACCATCGAGCGGCAGCCCGACACCTTCAACCGCGCGCGCAAGATGCTGAACCTGTATCTCGACGAGACGCTGACGATCGCCCGCAAGTTCGCCGGATCCGGCCTGGATGGCGGCGCCGATCCGGCCATCGAGCGCAAGTTCACCGAAGCGCTGGACGCCATGGAGACCGTCATGGCGGAACAGCAGCAAAAGCTGCTTGCCGCCGATGCGCTGGACCTGGACGTCCAGCTGGAGGTGCTGACCCGCCGGCTGAAGAGCGAGGGCCTGCATTGA
- a CDS encoding cytochrome b produces the protein MPENYDRISKLLHWTVAALVLTQLVSGPLWNQFGGESTARYVLFRIHMFSGIAILILMIVRLAWRRTNPWRPLPNDVPSPIRMAARANHALFYGLLILQPLLGLLIVSPVGGGTTGSWANGVHVILGWTIVVLVVLHVAGALWHGFVRKDQVLQRMLPSAAVRR, from the coding sequence ATGCCTGAGAACTATGATCGCATATCCAAGCTGCTGCACTGGACGGTCGCGGCGCTGGTGCTGACCCAGCTGGTCAGCGGTCCGCTGTGGAACCAGTTCGGCGGGGAGAGCACGGCGCGCTATGTCCTGTTCCGGATCCACATGTTCTCAGGGATCGCGATCCTGATCCTGATGATCGTCCGGCTCGCCTGGCGACGGACCAATCCGTGGCGGCCGCTGCCGAACGACGTTCCCTCGCCCATCCGGATGGCGGCGCGCGCCAACCATGCGCTGTTCTATGGGCTGCTGATCCTCCAACCGCTTCTGGGCCTGCTGATCGTTTCGCCGGTGGGCGGCGGGACGACCGGCAGCTGGGCGAACGGCGTGCATGTCATCCTGGGCTGGACCATCGTCGTCCTGGTGGTGCTGCATGTCGCCGGCGCGCTCTGGCACGGCTTCGTCCGCAAGGACCAGGTACTGCAGCGCATGCTGCCATCCGCTGCCGTCCGCCGCTGA